The following are from one region of the Sandaracinus amylolyticus genome:
- a CDS encoding tetratricopeptide repeat protein: MRRVVAALLAALALTVSAPFVAPPPTAHAQETELARLRTEARAAPRDHAVQRTLGIALLRAGRYREAEAQLTRAARLTPGSLDALFDVARVAFAREDHAAAERACRALTRAQADAVLTRVCNARADLVWNRSARAFEQLEVALASEPTNYEALYALAEAHRRRAAVSDAEAAYQRAIQARPASAEPHLGLGRLYAAAGRRDDAVRALRRALELDANDPEIQLALGRLISSSEEGRTLLARAVEGRPDWPEAQVAAADAMLAAGQIDAAEAAYRAAIRAHADNAPAHSGLGRALAQRGDLAGAEQEIRRALSLVANDPGSALALADVLARTERYEEAFEQYRHAADLDPRNPVGLVRAAELAMRQNRDVLASGFLDRVLQQHPSNAAALALYGDVMRARRDTTRARDYYQRALAGTGEIDRPRVEQALRELR, encoded by the coding sequence ATGCGCCGTGTCGTCGCCGCCCTGCTCGCTGCGCTCGCTCTCACGGTGAGCGCGCCCTTCGTCGCTCCTCCTCCGACGGCGCACGCGCAGGAGACCGAGCTCGCGCGGCTGCGCACCGAGGCGCGCGCCGCGCCCCGCGACCACGCGGTCCAGCGCACCCTCGGCATCGCGCTGCTGCGCGCCGGTCGGTACCGCGAGGCCGAGGCGCAGCTCACGCGCGCCGCGCGCCTGACGCCCGGATCGCTCGATGCGCTCTTCGACGTCGCGCGCGTCGCGTTCGCGCGCGAGGATCACGCCGCGGCGGAGCGTGCGTGCCGGGCGCTCACGCGCGCGCAGGCGGACGCCGTGCTCACCCGCGTGTGCAATGCGCGCGCGGACCTCGTGTGGAACCGCAGCGCGCGCGCGTTCGAGCAGCTCGAGGTCGCGCTCGCGAGCGAGCCCACCAACTACGAAGCGCTCTACGCGCTCGCCGAGGCGCACCGCCGCCGCGCCGCGGTGAGCGACGCCGAAGCGGCGTACCAGCGCGCGATCCAGGCGCGCCCCGCGTCGGCGGAGCCGCACCTCGGGCTCGGTCGTCTCTACGCGGCCGCGGGCCGACGTGACGACGCGGTGCGAGCGCTCCGCCGCGCGCTCGAGCTCGACGCGAACGATCCCGAGATCCAGCTCGCGCTCGGCCGGCTGATCTCGTCGTCGGAGGAAGGCCGCACGCTCCTCGCGCGCGCCGTCGAGGGCCGTCCCGACTGGCCCGAGGCGCAGGTCGCGGCCGCCGACGCGATGCTCGCCGCGGGACAGATCGACGCTGCCGAGGCTGCGTACCGCGCCGCGATCCGCGCCCACGCCGACAACGCGCCGGCACACTCCGGGCTCGGCCGGGCCCTCGCGCAGCGCGGCGATCTCGCGGGCGCGGAGCAGGAGATCCGCCGCGCGCTCTCGCTCGTCGCGAACGACCCCGGCAGCGCGCTCGCCCTCGCCGACGTGCTCGCGCGCACCGAGCGCTACGAGGAAGCGTTCGAGCAGTATCGCCACGCCGCGGATCTCGATCCGCGCAACCCCGTCGGCCTGGTGCGCGCAGCCGAGCTCGCGATGCGCCAGAACCGCGACGTGCTCGCGAGCGGCTTCCTCGATCGCGTGCTGCAGCAGCACCCGAGCAACGCCGCCGCGCTCGCGCTCTACGGTGACGTGATGCGCGCCCGCCGCGACACCACGCGTGCTCGCGACTACTACCAGCGCGCGCTCGCGGGCAC